The following are encoded together in the Capsulimonas corticalis genome:
- the rpsR gene encoding 30S ribosomal protein S18: MAYGSSGGGRGPSRAAAGGAGNKNRRFKRRKVSYLTINKITQVDYKSVTLLRQFTDERGKIVPRRRSGATAKEQRMIAIAIKRAREIALLPFVKE, encoded by the coding sequence ATGGCTTACGGTTCGTCCGGCGGCGGGCGCGGCCCGTCGCGTGCAGCGGCGGGCGGAGCCGGCAATAAGAATCGCCGGTTCAAGCGTCGCAAGGTCAGCTATCTGACCATCAATAAAATCACCCAGGTGGACTACAAGAGCGTTACGCTTCTTCGCCAGTTTACCGACGAACGCGGAAAGATCGTCCCACGTCGCCGCTCCGGCGCCACCGCCAAGGAGCAGCGCATGATCGCCATTGCGATCAAGCGCGCCCGTGAGATCGCTCTGCTGCCTTTTGTCAAAGAGTAA
- a CDS encoding SpoIVB peptidase S55 domain-containing protein encodes MKYRPGAAALAAISLLATGASARPTISAPHPNASHRFVFDTKKFMRVSELRPGMRGYALSVFKGTKIEKFDIEILGVVAKFNNGKDYILFRALNGPSVTRKLNIAHGMSGSPIYINGRLVGAISMGIPGTQFAKDPIALATPIEEMFDAWSPDLPSNPNSISASPDAGGKSYGGSYSATPISPDAASRLGNFQQMDIPLVVSGVSAHGVSQLNSLLAPYHFDVMAGGGSAPTDNNPLAQHATLEPGSAVGVSLVQGDVDMTATGTVTYRDGNRLLLFGHPLSSLGPIDAALTTAYVVDIFPSYQDSIKLGAPIKTVGRIFQDRPYSVGAQIGPMPKMIPMTVTVDDQSIKRTKTYRVRIIDHPLLTAQFVTYVAGQAISQLHGQPGDTVATVSFDADVEEIGHVHRSNTYYDALSIDQSAVGDLDNFVRLLSANPFYPLSLKSLKMNVTIRDSHDTAEIQRIFVKQSKFAPGDTIDVGVVMKPYKREQVLRTVQVKVPSATPNGPLTLSVKGGGSDGGSVSLGGIIIMRTSAPGSPVSNVSQLVKQFEEKPHNDDLVARLVLPTVAVNIEGEKLSNLPPTYAAVMASSRSTGLKTERDDVKVTQKTPYIVSGSQSLTITIEKKSFSETPQDTRQAPAAPQPAQPAAGGASTDLSAGQDDGSDDESSTLDTSGASPNNLMAFPGMGASSDVTSSQFAAAPATPATPATPSPATPAAPALPAAATAPAATATPPVATVTPVVKPVGRLASVWRQDAGADFIGGKLENTSVTSKGDLRLSPPLTKLAETPETYVWALLPDGAGSVYAGTGDRGFVDKIDADGKAHVFYKTSELEVTALARDGEGNVYAGAMPKGRVFKISPNGQGHLWYTAPEHYVTSLVYDAPRKRVLVATGGASGGVYAVSESGIGTRLLQTPDAHVLSLAINSAGDLYAGTSPDGVIYKIDLQGKSKVFYDLTEASVASLATDSAGNVYAGTAPKGAIYRITPDGVGKSLYDRITAPVLSLHSDKMDNVYASSGSTIYKVLPDQTVEIFVSKDDEQFLTSAVENDGSAVYAGAGTVGAVYKIASATTNALTGHFESTIHDAGRTARWGSLQWSADQPAGTTVEVRTRSGDTSLPDASWTAWSAPYTKPQGEPITSPAARYLQYQVTFQSSESAMKAGQAPQLHSVTAYYLPKNQPPTVKITSPATGDALSKTATLRWSASDPDQDTLTYDLSYSSDAGKTWTPIKKHVPTAPTPPAATPTAPGAPAAGAKPATPAAAPAAPAKLTYDQRLALMKADLAKHPEIPAGIREQLLAQAPDIIHKAMANEAANPAPAPVAAVKDTSFAWDTTDVADGQYEVRVVASDKSSNPKDALTAESISGIITIANKAPALTTSAPVVGTDKTVTIQGTATSSSVFVKAVQYRVDNGDWMAAAPDDGLFDSTHEAFSFTTIPLTTGAHTIQIQSLDMAGNSATSTVKTDVK; translated from the coding sequence ATGAAGTATCGACCCGGCGCGGCCGCTTTGGCCGCAATTTCCCTGCTTGCCACGGGCGCCTCCGCGCGCCCGACCATCTCCGCCCCCCACCCCAACGCCTCCCACCGCTTCGTCTTCGACACCAAAAAGTTCATGCGCGTCAGCGAGCTTCGGCCCGGCATGCGCGGCTATGCGCTTTCGGTGTTCAAGGGAACGAAGATCGAGAAGTTCGATATCGAGATTCTGGGCGTGGTGGCGAAGTTCAACAACGGCAAGGACTATATTCTTTTCCGGGCGCTGAACGGCCCATCCGTCACGCGCAAGTTGAATATCGCTCATGGCATGAGCGGAAGCCCGATCTACATCAATGGACGCCTGGTCGGAGCCATCTCGATGGGCATCCCGGGAACGCAGTTCGCCAAGGACCCCATCGCGCTCGCGACTCCGATCGAGGAGATGTTCGACGCCTGGAGCCCGGACCTTCCCTCCAATCCCAATTCGATCTCCGCGAGCCCGGACGCCGGCGGGAAGAGTTATGGCGGATCGTATTCCGCCACTCCGATCTCCCCCGACGCCGCGTCGCGCCTCGGGAACTTTCAGCAGATGGACATTCCGCTGGTGGTCAGCGGCGTCTCCGCGCACGGCGTCAGCCAGCTGAACAGCCTCCTGGCGCCGTACCACTTCGATGTGATGGCCGGCGGCGGCAGCGCCCCGACCGACAATAACCCCCTCGCCCAGCACGCGACTCTGGAGCCCGGCTCCGCCGTCGGCGTCTCGCTGGTGCAGGGCGATGTGGATATGACCGCCACCGGAACCGTCACCTATCGCGACGGCAACCGGCTGCTTCTGTTCGGCCACCCGCTCTCCAGCCTGGGACCGATCGACGCGGCGCTCACCACGGCCTATGTCGTCGACATCTTCCCTTCGTATCAAGATTCGATCAAGCTCGGCGCTCCGATCAAAACCGTCGGACGGATCTTCCAGGATCGTCCCTATTCGGTGGGCGCCCAGATCGGGCCGATGCCGAAGATGATCCCCATGACCGTGACCGTGGACGATCAATCGATCAAGCGCACCAAAACGTATCGGGTGCGTATCATCGATCATCCCCTGCTGACGGCGCAGTTCGTGACTTATGTCGCGGGTCAGGCGATCTCGCAGCTCCATGGTCAGCCGGGAGACACGGTCGCCACGGTGTCGTTCGATGCGGATGTCGAAGAAATCGGGCATGTTCACCGCAGCAACACCTACTACGACGCGCTTAGCATCGATCAAAGCGCCGTCGGCGATCTGGATAACTTCGTTCGCCTCCTGAGCGCCAACCCGTTCTATCCGCTGTCGCTGAAAAGCCTGAAGATGAACGTCACGATCCGCGACAGCCATGACACGGCCGAGATCCAGCGCATCTTCGTGAAGCAGAGCAAGTTCGCTCCCGGCGATACGATCGATGTCGGCGTCGTGATGAAGCCTTACAAGCGCGAACAAGTGCTGCGCACCGTGCAAGTCAAAGTCCCATCCGCCACGCCCAACGGCCCGCTGACGCTTTCCGTCAAAGGCGGCGGATCGGATGGCGGATCGGTCTCGCTGGGCGGCATCATCATCATGCGGACGTCGGCGCCCGGCTCCCCGGTCAGCAACGTTTCGCAGCTCGTCAAGCAGTTTGAAGAAAAGCCGCATAACGACGATCTGGTCGCGCGACTGGTGCTGCCGACTGTCGCTGTCAACATCGAAGGCGAGAAGCTTTCGAACCTGCCGCCCACCTACGCCGCCGTCATGGCCTCGTCGCGCTCGACCGGCCTGAAAACGGAGCGCGACGACGTCAAGGTCACACAGAAGACTCCCTATATCGTCTCCGGATCGCAAAGCCTAACGATCACGATCGAAAAGAAGAGCTTCTCGGAAACACCGCAGGACACCCGGCAAGCGCCGGCCGCTCCGCAGCCGGCGCAGCCCGCCGCAGGCGGCGCCTCCACGGACCTGTCCGCGGGGCAGGATGATGGAAGCGACGACGAATCGTCTACGCTGGACACCAGCGGCGCTTCGCCGAACAATCTGATGGCGTTTCCCGGCATGGGAGCGTCCAGCGACGTCACATCTTCCCAATTCGCCGCTGCTCCGGCGACGCCCGCCACGCCAGCGACTCCGTCTCCCGCGACTCCGGCGGCGCCCGCGCTCCCTGCCGCCGCAACGGCTCCGGCGGCGACCGCGACGCCTCCCGTGGCGACTGTCACGCCCGTTGTGAAGCCGGTCGGCCGGCTGGCTTCGGTATGGCGTCAGGACGCCGGCGCGGACTTCATCGGCGGCAAACTGGAAAACACCTCCGTGACGAGCAAAGGCGATCTGCGCCTTTCCCCGCCGCTGACCAAGCTCGCCGAAACTCCCGAAACCTACGTATGGGCGCTTCTCCCGGATGGCGCGGGCAGCGTTTACGCGGGCACCGGCGACCGGGGCTTCGTGGATAAGATTGACGCAGACGGCAAGGCGCATGTCTTCTACAAAACGAGCGAGCTGGAAGTCACCGCGCTCGCCCGGGACGGCGAGGGCAATGTCTACGCGGGCGCCATGCCCAAGGGGCGCGTTTTCAAGATCTCGCCGAACGGCCAGGGACATCTCTGGTACACAGCTCCCGAGCATTATGTGACCTCGCTCGTTTATGACGCGCCGCGCAAGCGCGTTCTCGTCGCGACCGGCGGGGCCTCTGGCGGCGTCTACGCGGTCTCTGAGAGCGGAATCGGAACCCGATTGCTCCAGACACCCGACGCGCATGTGCTGTCACTGGCGATCAATTCCGCCGGCGATCTCTACGCCGGAACGTCGCCCGATGGCGTCATCTACAAGATCGATCTCCAGGGCAAGAGCAAAGTCTTTTACGATCTGACAGAAGCCAGCGTCGCATCGCTGGCGACGGACTCCGCCGGCAATGTCTACGCGGGAACCGCTCCGAAGGGCGCGATCTATCGCATCACTCCCGACGGCGTAGGCAAGAGCCTTTACGATCGTATCACGGCGCCCGTCCTGAGCCTCCACAGCGACAAGATGGACAATGTGTACGCAAGCTCCGGCAGCACGATTTACAAAGTGCTTCCCGATCAGACCGTGGAAATTTTCGTCTCGAAGGATGACGAACAGTTCCTGACCTCGGCCGTGGAGAACGACGGCTCCGCCGTTTATGCGGGCGCCGGCACCGTGGGAGCGGTCTATAAGATCGCCTCCGCCACGACGAACGCGCTCACCGGCCACTTTGAAAGCACGATCCATGACGCCGGCCGCACGGCTCGCTGGGGTTCGCTGCAATGGTCCGCCGACCAGCCTGCGGGAACCACCGTCGAGGTGCGCACACGGAGCGGAGATACAAGTCTGCCCGACGCATCCTGGACCGCCTGGTCTGCGCCTTACACCAAGCCTCAGGGCGAGCCGATCACCTCACCGGCGGCCAGATACCTTCAGTATCAGGTCACATTCCAAAGCAGCGAATCGGCGATGAAGGCCGGGCAGGCTCCACAACTGCATAGCGTCACGGCGTACTATCTGCCGAAGAACCAGCCGCCCACGGTGAAGATCACGTCGCCCGCCACGGGCGACGCGCTCTCCAAGACGGCTACGCTGCGCTGGTCGGCAAGCGATCCAGACCAGGACACCCTGACCTACGATCTGTCGTACTCATCGGACGCCGGCAAGACCTGGACCCCGATCAAGAAGCACGTCCCGACGGCTCCGACGCCCCCTGCGGCGACGCCGACGGCTCCGGGAGCGCCCGCTGCGGGAGCCAAACCGGCCACGCCGGCCGCAGCGCCGGCCGCGCCCGCCAAGCTCACCTACGACCAGCGTTTGGCGCTGATGAAGGCGGATCTCGCCAAGCATCCTGAGATTCCCGCCGGTATCCGCGAACAGTTGCTCGCGCAGGCTCCTGATATCATCCACAAGGCGATGGCCAACGAAGCGGCGAACCCCGCTCCCGCGCCCGTCGCCGCCGTCAAGGACACCAGCTTCGCCTGGGACACCACCGATGTCGCGGACGGCCAATACGAAGTCCGCGTCGTCGCTTCGGACAAGTCCAGCAATCCCAAGGATGCGCTGACCGCCGAATCGATCTCCGGGATCATTACCATCGCCAACAAGGCCCCGGCGCTAACCACCAGCGCCCCGGTGGTTGGAACGGACAAAACGGTCACGATCCAGGGAACGGCGACCAGCAGCAGCGTCTTCGTCAAAGCGGTCCAGTATCGCGTGGACAATGGCGACTGGATGGCCGCCGCGCCGGACGACGGTTTGTTCGACTCCACACACGAAGCGTTCTCGTTCACAACGATTCCGCTCACAACGGGCGCGCATACGATCCAGATCCAATCTCTGGATATGGCGGGCAACAGCGCGACCTCCACGGTAAAGACCGATGTGAAGTAG
- the hisI gene encoding phosphoribosyl-AMP cyclohydrolase produces the protein MTSILEQIKFDKTGDGLVPAMIQDVNTKDVLMLGFMNREALQKTLDTGKVTFWQRSRQKLWTKGETSGNVLKFVSLRINCNEDSLLVLAEPVGATCHTGHPTCYYREAEPSGEDWKTITEPQFDPDEVYKTAS, from the coding sequence ATGACATCGATATTAGAACAGATCAAATTTGACAAGACGGGCGACGGGCTCGTCCCCGCGATGATTCAGGACGTCAACACGAAAGATGTCCTGATGCTTGGCTTTATGAACCGCGAAGCGCTGCAAAAAACGCTGGACACCGGCAAGGTGACGTTCTGGCAGCGCTCCCGCCAAAAGCTGTGGACCAAAGGCGAGACCAGCGGCAACGTGCTGAAGTTCGTCTCGCTCCGCATCAACTGCAACGAGGACTCGCTGCTCGTTCTCGCAGAACCTGTCGGCGCGACCTGCCACACCGGGCATCCCACCTGCTATTACCGCGAAGCGGAGCCGTCCGGCGAAGATTGGAAGACGATCACCGAACCTCAGTTCGATCCCGACGAAGTCTATAAGACGGCATCCTAG